CTCGCACATCCGGGCGGCCAGCCGCTGCAGACGCTTCATCTCCACGGCGGTGTCGGCATAGCCGCTCCACTCGTGGCCGAGGTAGGGCTTCCAGTCGACAAACAGCGAGGTGTTGGGCTCCTGCACCAGGGCGTTGGCCACGTGGTTGCCGGCCAGCAGGTCCTCGCGGTAGGTCTCGATCATCGCCTTGGCGTCCTCCTCGGAGAGCACGCCTTCTGCCACCAGGCGCTTGGCGTAGATCTCACGGGAAGAGGGATGGTCCTTGATCTTCTTGTACATCAGCGGCTGGGTGCCACTCGGCTCGTCGGCCTCGTTGTGACCGCGGCGACGATAGCAGACGAGGTCGATCACCACGTCCTTCTTGAACTGCTGACGGAAGTCGAGCGCCACCTGGGTGGCGTGCAGCACCGCGTCGGGGTCGTCGCCGTTGACGTGGAAGATCGGCGCCTGGACCATCTTGGCGATGTCGGTGCAGTACTCGGTGGAGCGGGTGTCCAGCGGGTTCGAGGTGGTGAAGCCGACCTGGTTGTTGATCACGATGTGCACCGTGCCGCCGGTCTTGTAGGCGCGGGTCTGGGACATCTGGAATGTCTCCATGACCACGCCCTGACCGGCGAAGGCCGCATCGCCGTGGACGTTGATCGGCAGCACCTTGCTGCCGTCGCTGTCGTCGCGGCGGTCCTGGCGGGCGCGCACCGAGCCCTCGACCACCGGGGAGACGATCTCCAGGTGGGAGGGGTTGAAGGCCAGCGCCAGGTGCACCTCGCCTCCCGGGCTCATCACATTGGAGCTGAAGCCCTGGTGGTACTTGACGTCGCCGGAGCCGCGCTCGATGACCTTCTTGCCATCGAACTCGTCGATCAGGTCGCCGGGGTTCTTGCCTAGGATGTTGACCAGCAGGTTGAGGCGGCCCCGGTGGGCCATGCCGATCACGATCTCCTTGATGCCGTAGCCGCCGCCGCGCTGGATCAGCTCGTCCATCATCGGAATGAAGGACTCGCCGCCCTCGAGGCCGAAGCGCTTGGTGCCCGGGTACTTGGAGGCCAGGTAGTTCTCCAGGCCCTCGGCGGCGGTCAGCCGCTCCAGCACGTGCTTGCGCACCTCGTTGCTGAACTTCGGCGCGCTGCGCACCGACTCGAAGCGCTGCTGCAGCCAGCGCTTCTCCTCGGTATCGACGATATGCATGATCTCGCAGCCGATGGAGCGGCAGTAGGTCTGCTCCAGCGCCTCGACGATATCGCGCAGCGGCGCCTTGTCCAGCCCCAGGAAGAAGGAGCCGGTCTGGAACTCGGTGTCCAGGTCGCTCTTCGACAGCTGGTGGAAGGAGAGGTCGAGGTCGGGAACGGGAAGCTGGCTGCGCAGGCCCAGCGGATCGATGTTGGCCTTCTGGTGACCGCGGAAGCGGTAGGCGTTGATCAGCTGGAGGACCTTGACCTGCTTGCGGCTCTCCTCGCCATCGGCTGCGGCGGGAGCCAGTGCCGTTCGGCGCTGCTTGGCGAGCTGGTGGAACTGTTCGCGGACCGGGGCCAGGGGAACATCGTGGGAGGGGCCGTCGTCGGGGCGCGGCAGCTGGTCAAAATACTGGCGCCACTCGTCGGGAACGGCGGAGGGATCATCGAGGTACTGCTCGTAGAGCGCTTCCACGTAATGGACGTTGCTGCCACTGACGTGTGAGGAGCGCCACATCAACTCCATTATGCCTTGTTGCATCTCTCGGTCACCCTGCACTGATGGGGTGGTATCGGCGCCGCGGCACCGCTGGTGCTGCGACATCGGTGATGCCCTGCCGGTAGGGCCTGTGTTGTTCCGGCGCTGCCGGCGCTGGACCGTCAGCCTGGTTTTTCATGCTCAGGAGCCGGTGCCCAAGGCACCGGCTCCTGATGCTGCTGACCCGCCGGCCATCGGCTGCGACACCGGGTCGCAGCCAATGCATGGGGGCCATGATAGCAAGCTCGCGGCCACGATTTAAGTGGCGTTGGCCAGCAGCATCTCGCGGATCTTGCCGATCGCGCGAGTGGGGTTGAGCCCCTTCGGACAGACCGCCACGCAGTTCATGATGCCGCGGCAGCGGAACACGCTGAACGGGTCCTCGAGCTCGGCCAGGCGTTCGCGAGTGGCGGTGTCGCGGGAGTCGGCCAGGAAGCGGTAGGACTGCAGCAGGCCGGCCGGACCCACGAACTTGTCCGGGTTCCACCAGAACGACGGGCAGGAGGTCGAGCAGCAGGCACACAGGATGCACTCGTAGAGGCCGTCCAGCTTGTCGCGATCCTCCGGCGACTGCAGGCGCTCGATGGCCGGGGCCGGGGTGTCGTTCTGCAGGTACGGCTGGATGCGCTCGTACTGCTTGTAGAACAGCCCCATGTCGACCACCAGGTCGCGGATGACCGGCAGGCCGGGCAGCGGGCGCAGCACCAGCTTGCCGTTCTTCACCACCTCGGAGAGCGGGGTGATGCAGGCCAGGCCGTTCTTGCCGTTCATGTTCATGCCGTCGGAGCCGCAGACGCCCTCGCGGCAGCTGCGACGGTAGGCCATGCCGTTGTCCTGCTCCTTCACCAGGTGCAGGACGTCCAGCACCATGATGTCACGGCCCTGGGTGTCGACCTGAAACTCCTGCATGTAGGGCGCGGAGTCGGTTTCCGGGTTGTAGCGGTAGATGGATACCTGAAGCATCGTGACTCCCCTCAGTAGGTGCGGACTTTCGGCTCGAACGTATCGACGGTCTTCGGCGTGAAGTTGACGTCACGCTTGCCGAGCTTCTTCTCTGCCGGGAAGTAGAGCGAGTGCTTCAGCCAGTTGACGTCGTCGCGATCCGGATAGTCGTAGCGGGAATGGGCGCCACGGCTCTCCTTGCGCTCGAGAGCGGCGATGGCGGTCGCCTCGGCGACTTCCATCAGGTTGTCCAGCTCCAGGGCCTCGACGCGCGCGGTGTTGAAGGCGTTGGACTTGTCCGGCAGGTAGGCATTGGCGATGCGCTCGCGCAGTGCGGCCAGCTGCTTGACGCCCTCGACCATGTTCTTCTCCTCGCGGAACACGCCGAAGGAGTTCTGCATGATGTTCTGCAGCTCGCGCTTGAGCTCCGGGACGGTCTCGCCGCCAGTGGACTCGTTCCAGCGGTTCATGCGCTTCATGGCCGACTCGATGTCGGACTCGGAGGCGTCGAGGTAGTCGATACCCTCGTTGAGCGCCCCCTCGATGAACATGCCGGCCGCGCGGCCGAAGACCACCAGGTCCAGCAGCGAGTTGCCGCCCAGGCGGTTGGCGCCGTGCACCGACACACAGGCCGCCTCGCCGCAGGCGAACAGACCGTTGATGATCTGGTCGTTGCCGTCGGCGTCCTGCATGATCGCCTGGCCGTGGATGTTGGTCGGCACGCCGCCCATCATGTAGTGGCAGGTCGGCACCACCGGGATCGGCTCCTTGGCCGGGTCCACGTGGGCGAAGGTCTTGGAGAGTTCGACGATGCCGGGCAGACGCTTGCCGAGCACTTCCTCGCCCAGGTGGTCGAGCTTCAGGAAGACGTGGTCGCCGTGCTCGCCGCAGCCGCGGCCCTCGAGGATCTCCATCACCATGGAGCGGGCGACCACGTCGCGGCCGGCCAGGTCCTTGGCGTTGGGGGCGTAACGCTCCATGAAGCGCTCGCCATCCTTGTTGACCAGGTAGCCACCCTCACCGCGGCAGCCTTCGGTCACCAGGGTACCCGCACCGTAGATGCCGGTCGGGTGGAACTGCCACATCTCCATGTCCTGCATCGGGAAGCCGGCGCGCAGCGCCATGCCGATGCCGTCGCCGGTGTTGATCAGGGCGTTGGTGGTGGAGGCGTAGATGCGACCGGCGCCGCCGGTGGCCAGCACGGTGGCCTTGGACTTGACGTGGACCACTTCACCGGTCTCGATGTCCATGGCGATGCAGCCTACCACGTCGCCGTTGGCGTTCTTGACCAGGTCAACCGCATACCACTCGTTGAGGAAGGTGGTATTGTTTTTCAGGTTGTTCTGATAAAGGGTGTGCAGCAGGGCATGGCCGGTACGGTCGGCCGCGGCACAGGTACGCGCCGCCTGGCCGCCGGCGCCGAACTCCTTGGACTGGCCACCGAACGGACGCTGATAGATGCGGCCGTTGTCGAAGCGGGAGAACGGCAGGCCCATGTGCTCGAGCTCGAAGACCGCCTTGGGGCCCTCGGAACACATGTACTCGGCCGCGTCCTGGTCGGCGATGTAGTCGCCGCCCTTGACGGTGTCATACATGTGCCAGCGCCAGTCGTCGTTGGGGTCGGCAGACGCGATGGCGCAGGTGATGCCGCCCTGGGCGGAAACGGTATGGGAGCGGGTCGGGAAGACCTTGGACAGCACGGCGGTCTTCTTGCCGGACTTGGCCAGCTCGAGGGCGGCACGCAGGCCGGCACCGCCACCACCGATGATGATGGCGTCGAAGGAAAGGCTACGCAGGTTGGACATGTATCAGGCTCCCCACAGAATCTGAATGCCCCAGACCAGGAACACGAAGATGGCCAGGATGATGGCGGTCTGGGCGCCGACGCGAAGGCCGGTCGGCTTGAGGTAGTCGGTGGTCACGGTCCACAGCCCGACCCAGGCGTGGGCGGCCAGCGACACGAAGGCCAGCAGCGAGAAGATGCGCATCCAGGTCTGGGCGAACAGGCCGCTCCAGGTGACGTAGTCGAGACCGGGATTGAACAGCAGATAGAGAACGATGAAGACGGTGTAGAGCGCCAGAATGACCGCCGACACGCGCTGAATCAGCCAGTCGGAGAGGCCACTGCGGCCGAAATTCGTGATGTTGGTTACCATACCCAGACTCCCGCCAGAATGATCAGGACCGCACTCACCACCACGGTGATCTGCGCCTTCTTGACGCCACCCTCGAGGGTCACGCCGATATCTGCGTCCATCAGCAGGTGCTTGATGCCGGCCACGAAATGAAAGGCCAGCGCCGAGAGCAGGCCCCAGGCGATCAGCTTGGCCAGGAAGTTGCCGGCCAGGGCATCACTCACGGCCTGGAAGCCGGCCGGGGAGGAGAGCGACTTGCTCAGTGCCCAGAAGGCGAAGATCAGGCCGACGAAGAGGATCACGCCGGTGATGCGGTGGGCGATGGACGTCAGGGCGGGCAATGGAAACTGTATCGTGGACAGATCCAGATTTACGGGTCGTTTGCTATTCACGGCTCTCTACACACTCTCTATGGCCCACTCTCGACAGGACGGGCATGGCCCGAGCGGGCGGTGGTTTCGGGAAGGAGCGAACTTGCCCCGTGGTGACGGACAAGAGCGCTATTCCTGCCAGTCGCGCGGGGTGGATTATAGGGACATGGCCCCTCCATGACAAACGAAGCGGCGGCCTACTAGACCATGGTGCAAAGGTTGTCGACACCCCCGCGCCGGCCCATCCCACGCCGGAGACACCCCTGCCCGCGCGGGCGTGGTGCACAGCACCATTTATTGTACAACAGCTTCACCCGCGTCAAGAGGAT
The Halomonas alkalicola DNA segment above includes these coding regions:
- the sdhA gene encoding succinate dehydrogenase flavoprotein subunit, yielding MSNLRSLSFDAIIIGGGGAGLRAALELAKSGKKTAVLSKVFPTRSHTVSAQGGITCAIASADPNDDWRWHMYDTVKGGDYIADQDAAEYMCSEGPKAVFELEHMGLPFSRFDNGRIYQRPFGGQSKEFGAGGQAARTCAAADRTGHALLHTLYQNNLKNNTTFLNEWYAVDLVKNANGDVVGCIAMDIETGEVVHVKSKATVLATGGAGRIYASTTNALINTGDGIGMALRAGFPMQDMEMWQFHPTGIYGAGTLVTEGCRGEGGYLVNKDGERFMERYAPNAKDLAGRDVVARSMVMEILEGRGCGEHGDHVFLKLDHLGEEVLGKRLPGIVELSKTFAHVDPAKEPIPVVPTCHYMMGGVPTNIHGQAIMQDADGNDQIINGLFACGEAACVSVHGANRLGGNSLLDLVVFGRAAGMFIEGALNEGIDYLDASESDIESAMKRMNRWNESTGGETVPELKRELQNIMQNSFGVFREEKNMVEGVKQLAALRERIANAYLPDKSNAFNTARVEALELDNLMEVAEATAIAALERKESRGAHSRYDYPDRDDVNWLKHSLYFPAEKKLGKRDVNFTPKTVDTFEPKVRTY
- the sdhD gene encoding succinate dehydrogenase, hydrophobic membrane anchor protein, producing MVTNITNFGRSGLSDWLIQRVSAVILALYTVFIVLYLLFNPGLDYVTWSGLFAQTWMRIFSLLAFVSLAAHAWVGLWTVTTDYLKPTGLRVGAQTAIILAIFVFLVWGIQILWGA
- a CDS encoding 2-oxoglutarate dehydrogenase E1 component, which produces MQQGIMELMWRSSHVSGSNVHYVEALYEQYLDDPSAVPDEWRQYFDQLPRPDDGPSHDVPLAPVREQFHQLAKQRRTALAPAAADGEESRKQVKVLQLINAYRFRGHQKANIDPLGLRSQLPVPDLDLSFHQLSKSDLDTEFQTGSFFLGLDKAPLRDIVEALEQTYCRSIGCEIMHIVDTEEKRWLQQRFESVRSAPKFSNEVRKHVLERLTAAEGLENYLASKYPGTKRFGLEGGESFIPMMDELIQRGGGYGIKEIVIGMAHRGRLNLLVNILGKNPGDLIDEFDGKKVIERGSGDVKYHQGFSSNVMSPGGEVHLALAFNPSHLEIVSPVVEGSVRARQDRRDDSDGSKVLPINVHGDAAFAGQGVVMETFQMSQTRAYKTGGTVHIVINNQVGFTTSNPLDTRSTEYCTDIAKMVQAPIFHVNGDDPDAVLHATQVALDFRQQFKKDVVIDLVCYRRRGHNEADEPSGTQPLMYKKIKDHPSSREIYAKRLVAEGVLSEEDAKAMIETYREDLLAGNHVANALVQEPNTSLFVDWKPYLGHEWSGYADTAVEMKRLQRLAARMCEIPDGIEVQRQVAKIYDDRRKMQAGGMALNWGFAETLAYATLLDEGHPVRITGQDVGRGTFSHRHAVVHNQKDGSTYVPLQHLADGQPRFTIHDSFLSEEAVLAFEYGYATTAPNDLVIWEAQFGDFVNGAQVVVDQFISSGETKWGRLCGLTMLLPHGYEGQGPEHSSARLERFLQLCAEHNMQVCVPTTPAQIFHLLRRQVIRPLRKPLVVMSPKSLLRHKDATSSLDQLAEGRFEMVLPDQGERDPQQVERIILCAGKVYYDLATWREENDRQDVAIVRVEQLYPFPKEELFEALKAYVNVRDVVWCQEEPLNQGAWYSSQHHMRAVADMLKSDLGGALKFAGRPASAAPAAGYMSVHIEQQRQLVEDAFNL
- a CDS encoding succinate dehydrogenase iron-sulfur subunit produces the protein MLQVSIYRYNPETDSAPYMQEFQVDTQGRDIMVLDVLHLVKEQDNGMAYRRSCREGVCGSDGMNMNGKNGLACITPLSEVVKNGKLVLRPLPGLPVIRDLVVDMGLFYKQYERIQPYLQNDTPAPAIERLQSPEDRDKLDGLYECILCACCSTSCPSFWWNPDKFVGPAGLLQSYRFLADSRDTATRERLAELEDPFSVFRCRGIMNCVAVCPKGLNPTRAIGKIREMLLANAT
- the sdhC gene encoding succinate dehydrogenase, cytochrome b556 subunit → MNSKRPVNLDLSTIQFPLPALTSIAHRITGVILFVGLIFAFWALSKSLSSPAGFQAVSDALAGNFLAKLIAWGLLSALAFHFVAGIKHLLMDADIGVTLEGGVKKAQITVVVSAVLIILAGVWVW